One Ricinus communis isolate WT05 ecotype wild-type chromosome 2, ASM1957865v1, whole genome shotgun sequence DNA segment encodes these proteins:
- the LOC107261029 gene encoding uncharacterized protein LOC107261029 → MVKFETREGHLQALDKFLGQLERYNLRLNLKTSMFEITSRKLLRHIVSQQGIEIDVDNIKAIQEMSVPKIEKEVRGAPCYQGDWIMQVQMGPKEKPWFYDLNKFIESREYPEEATAKEMYALRIQAKNYISHEGVLYKRMVSSVQLRCVTKVEAQVVMEEIHKGV, encoded by the exons ATGGTAAAGTTTGAAACAAGGGAAGGACATCTTCaggctcttgataagtttttaGGACAACTGGAAAGATATAACTTGAGACTCAACCTAAAGACGAGCATGTTCGAAATCACATCAAGGAAGCTGTTAAGGCACATAGTAAGTCAACAGGGTATAGAGATCGATGTGGACAATATCAAAGCCATTCAAGAGATGTCAGTGCCAAAGATAGAGAAAGAGGTCAGAG GTGCGCCTTGTTATCAAGGGGATTGGATAATGCAAGTTCAGATGGGACCAAAAGAGAAGCCATGGTTCTATGATCTGAATAAGTTCATAGAAAGCAGGGAGTATCCAGAAGAGGCGACAGCCAAGGAAATGTACGCGCTACGGATTCAAGCCAAGAACTATATCAGCCATGAGGGAGTCTTGTATAAGAGAATGGTGTCGAGTGTACAGCTACGATGTGTAACTAAAGTAGAAGCTCAGGTAGTGATGGAGGAAATACACAAAGGAGTATGA